A genome region from Euphorbia lathyris chromosome 4, ddEupLath1.1, whole genome shotgun sequence includes the following:
- the LOC136227881 gene encoding uncharacterized protein yields MADDLCFFSKDTFSIKSPKKSPLLLRMVVLMFVMICGVYICSICLKQIGFRTNPGIWSLSVTEKPCTEPNIEPGEIPYVHFPKPKSYSRAECTCNPVRYFAILSMQRSGSGWFETLLNNHTNISSNGEVFSVKVRRSNVSMIVETLDKIYNLDWLSSASKNECTAAVGLKWMLNQGVMQHHEDIVEYFKTKGVSAVFLFRRNLLRRMISILANSYDREAKLLNGTHKSHVHSHHEAEILARYKPSINATLLMRNLKQIEDTTTKALEYFKNIRHIIVYYEDIVKNHTKLVEVQDFLKVPRRDLKSRQVKIHKGSLSNQIENWVEVEKALKGTSYESFLYGDHRR; encoded by the exons GATACTTTCAGTATAAAGTCTCCAAAGAAGTCACCATTGCTGTTAAGGATGGTTGTTTTGATGTTTGTAATGATCTGTGGTGTCTATATATGTTCCATCTGTCTAAAGCAGATTGGTTTTCGTACCAACCCTGGAATTTGGAGTCTTTCCGTGACTGAAAAGCCGTGCACTGAACCAAATATTGAACCCGGGGAAATCCCTTACGTGCACTTCCCAAAACCCAAAAGTTATAGCAG GGCTGAATGTACATGCAATCCAGTGCGGTATTTTGCCATTTTGTCAATGCAGAGATCTGGGAGTGGATGGTTTGAGACTTTATTAAACAACCATACTAATATAAGTTCAAACGGAGAGGTTTTCTCTGTTAAAGTTCGGAGGAGCAATGTTTCAATGATTGTTGAGACTTTGGACAAAATTTATAATCTAGACTGGCTAAGCAGCGCTTCCAAGAATGAGTGCACGGCTGCAGTTGGGTTGAAGTGGATGCTTAATCAG GGTGTGATGCAACATCATGAAGATATAGTAGAGTATTTCAAAACGAAAGGCGTTTCAGCTGTTTTTCTCTTCAGGAGAAATCTATTACGGAGGATGATTTCGATACTCGCTAATTCTTACGACCGAGAAGCCAAGCTGTTGAATGGAACTCACAAGTCTCATGTTCATTCGCATCACGAG GCCGAGATACTAGCTAGATACAAGCCTTCTATCAATGCAACATTGTTAATGCGTAATCTAAAACAAATAGAAGACACAACCACCAAAGCATTGGAGTACTTCAAGAACATTAGGCACATAATCGTTTACTACGAAGATATAGTCAAAAATCACACG AAATTAGTAGAAGTTCAAGATTTTCTCAAGGTTCCGCGAAGAGATCTTAAGAGTCGTCAAGTAAAGATACATAAAGGATCCTTATCAAACCAGATTGAGAATTGGGTTGAAGTCGAAAAGGCTCTCAAAGGTACGAGCTACGAGAGCTTCCTCTACGGAGACCATCGGAGGTAA